The Algoriphagus sp. TR-M9 genome has a window encoding:
- a CDS encoding ATP-binding cassette domain-containing protein yields MQSLLKITSAQVLTKGKQVFESLDFDWQEGEQWAIIGSSGAELTTFIETIRGNAVLPKGKLVRPFAKEYTEMKTLAGEINSFRDLIAYVSQRYEIRNKSNQQNFYFQQRFNASENEDTLTVREYLSQVEAKVSGPWTLEKVAHLLRLEYLLDKSVLLLSNGETRRLALGLGLMRQPRIYLMDQPMTGLDVKSRAEFGEILKVIISKGVQVLLTTSANEIPEGITHVAKLSGKGIEKSWEVADFHLTAKHEQKLSYDWELLDSLLPKRPNANEEVIRLENLSIKYGEKQILNNLNWEVRSGERWLLKGANGSGKSTLISLLIGENPQAYSQNLWLFGRKRGTGESIWDVKRPTGFVAPELSRFFPANQTCRKVILSGLFDTMGLFKKVSAEQENLAWKWMTLFHLEAVENIPINRLSLENQRWTLLTRALIKEPKLLILDEASQGMDEFQRRLFKDTVQQICERSSMTLVYVSHYAEDVPEAVGKVIELR; encoded by the coding sequence GTGCAATCACTATTAAAAATCACTTCTGCCCAAGTTCTCACTAAAGGAAAACAGGTTTTCGAATCATTGGACTTCGATTGGCAGGAAGGTGAGCAGTGGGCAATAATCGGTAGCTCAGGGGCAGAGCTCACTACTTTTATAGAAACCATCCGTGGCAATGCCGTGCTGCCAAAAGGCAAGTTGGTCCGGCCTTTTGCTAAGGAATACACCGAAATGAAAACACTAGCCGGCGAGATCAATTCTTTTCGTGATCTGATCGCTTATGTTTCTCAGCGCTACGAAATACGGAACAAATCCAACCAACAAAACTTTTATTTCCAGCAGCGATTCAATGCTTCGGAAAATGAGGATACGCTGACTGTGCGTGAGTACCTGAGTCAAGTTGAGGCGAAGGTCTCTGGTCCTTGGACCTTGGAAAAGGTGGCTCATTTGCTCAGGTTGGAGTACTTGCTGGACAAGTCTGTTCTTTTGCTTTCGAATGGGGAAACCCGTAGGCTTGCATTGGGCTTGGGGCTGATGAGACAGCCGAGAATTTACCTGATGGATCAGCCAATGACAGGATTGGATGTGAAAAGCAGGGCGGAATTTGGGGAGATTTTGAAGGTTATAATTTCGAAGGGAGTGCAAGTCCTATTGACCACTTCGGCAAATGAAATTCCGGAAGGAATCACACATGTTGCCAAGTTAAGTGGAAAAGGAATCGAGAAGAGTTGGGAGGTGGCCGACTTTCATTTGACTGCCAAGCATGAACAGAAGCTTTCCTACGATTGGGAGTTACTAGATTCTCTTTTGCCAAAAAGGCCAAATGCCAATGAAGAGGTAATTCGCCTTGAAAACTTATCAATCAAATATGGGGAAAAGCAAATTCTAAACAACCTGAACTGGGAAGTGAGATCGGGTGAGCGCTGGCTGCTGAAAGGTGCAAATGGGTCTGGGAAATCTACGTTGATCAGTTTGCTGATTGGGGAAAATCCCCAAGCCTATTCTCAGAATCTTTGGCTCTTTGGACGAAAGCGGGGAACTGGGGAAAGTATCTGGGATGTGAAGCGGCCGACTGGTTTTGTAGCTCCTGAGCTTAGCCGATTTTTTCCTGCGAACCAAACTTGTAGGAAAGTGATTCTTTCGGGACTTTTTGATACTATGGGCTTATTCAAAAAGGTGAGTGCGGAACAAGAGAATTTAGCTTGGAAATGGATGACATTGTTTCATCTAGAGGCTGTAGAGAATATTCCCATCAACCGACTTTCACTGGAAAACCAACGCTGGACTTTGCTAACCCGAGCACTGATCAAGGAACCTAAACTGTTGATCCTAGATGAGGCTTCTCAGGGCATGGATGAGTTTCAGCGCAGACTTTTTAAAGATACCGTGCAGCAAATCTGTGAGCGAAGCAGCATGACGTTGGTTTATGTTAGTCATTATGCTGAGGACGTGCCTGAGGCGGTAGGGAAGGTGATTGAGCTGAGGTAA
- a CDS encoding NAD-dependent epimerase/dehydratase family protein, translated as MRIALISGGSGLVGKAILHQLFKNEDYDYVLSVGRRKLAIKQQKLVQIEGDMAKLLNWDWEEKVRAQSLGGEHNSLLEALAEKTAEVHAFSALGTTIKQAGSKEKFYAIDHDLVIEFAKWAKSLNASKFLYVSASGADANSSIFYSQTKGKTESDLKSVGFDYLGLFRPSLLLGNRHEFRLGEQVATILMKPLVWLKLFKNIRPIYDYQVAKALVKTALAQKSNSVEVISSGEMQDLSK; from the coding sequence ATGCGAATCGCACTGATATCCGGAGGTTCCGGTCTTGTAGGCAAGGCTATTCTTCACCAGCTTTTTAAAAATGAAGACTACGATTATGTATTGAGCGTTGGTCGAAGGAAGTTGGCCATTAAGCAGCAGAAGCTAGTACAGATAGAGGGCGATATGGCTAAGTTGTTGAATTGGGATTGGGAGGAAAAGGTTCGAGCACAGAGTTTGGGAGGTGAGCATAATTCACTTCTGGAAGCTTTAGCAGAAAAGACTGCCGAAGTTCATGCCTTTTCAGCGCTAGGGACTACCATTAAGCAGGCTGGATCTAAGGAGAAGTTTTATGCGATTGACCATGATCTGGTCATCGAATTTGCCAAATGGGCTAAATCCCTGAATGCTTCGAAATTTCTTTATGTCTCGGCTTCTGGTGCAGATGCGAACTCTTCAATTTTCTACAGCCAGACTAAAGGCAAAACAGAAAGTGACTTGAAATCAGTTGGATTTGATTATCTGGGGTTATTCAGGCCATCCCTATTATTGGGGAACAGACATGAATTCCGCTTGGGTGAGCAGGTGGCGACCATCCTCATGAAGCCTCTCGTATGGTTGAAATTGTTTAAAAACATCCGACCTATCTATGATTACCAAGTCGCCAAAGCGCTAGTAAAAACTGCGCTGGCGCAAAAATCAAATTCTGTAGAAGTAATCTCCTCTGGAGAAATGCAAGACCTAAGCAAATGA
- a CDS encoding DUF3368 domain-containing protein encodes MPSSIVISDTSSLIVLTKIGQIDLLPKLYAQIITTPEIIIEFGNPLPDWIQVINVQNLDLKKSLELQLDLGEASAIASAHEIPNSTLILDDLKGRKVAKLLKMKFTGTLGVLARAKSEGLIPWLKPVIDRLLETNFRISDQLIEELLKKYGEFHN; translated from the coding sequence TCTAATTGTCCTCACCAAAATTGGTCAAATAGACCTTCTCCCAAAATTATACGCTCAAATAATCACGACGCCCGAAATAATTATTGAATTTGGCAATCCTTTGCCTGATTGGATTCAGGTTATCAATGTCCAAAATCTAGATCTGAAAAAGTCGCTTGAACTTCAGTTAGATCTAGGTGAAGCTAGCGCAATTGCGTCAGCTCATGAAATACCTAATTCAACTTTAATTCTGGATGATTTAAAAGGGAGGAAAGTAGCCAAACTGCTAAAAATGAAATTCACAGGAACTCTTGGAGTACTAGCAAGAGCCAAAAGTGAAGGCCTTATTCCATGGTTAAAACCAGTTATTGATAGATTACTAGAAACAAATTTTAGAATCTCGGATCAACTAATTGAAGAGCTTTTAAAGAAATATGGTGAATTTCACAATTGA
- the dtd gene encoding D-aminoacyl-tRNA deacylase has product MIVVIQRASEASVKIDGQVKAEIGTGLMILLGIEEADTEEDITWLSKKIINLRIFPDENQVMNKSLLDIAGEILLISQFTLHASTKKGNRPSYIKAAKPDIAIPLYEKMIHTLESELGRPIGTGEFGADMKVALVNDGPVTIVMDSKNKV; this is encoded by the coding sequence ATGATAGTAGTTATCCAACGGGCATCCGAAGCCTCTGTAAAAATTGATGGACAAGTCAAAGCCGAAATTGGAACCGGCTTGATGATTTTGCTGGGAATAGAAGAGGCTGACACGGAAGAGGACATCACCTGGCTTTCGAAGAAAATTATCAATCTGAGGATATTTCCCGACGAAAATCAAGTAATGAACAAGAGCCTGTTGGATATAGCAGGAGAGATTTTGTTGATCTCGCAGTTTACCCTTCATGCCAGTACAAAGAAGGGAAATCGGCCATCATACATCAAAGCAGCCAAGCCTGATATTGCGATTCCCTTGTATGAAAAGATGATCCATACTTTAGAATCAGAACTTGGGAGGCCCATCGGGACCGGTGAATTTGGTGCTGATATGAAAGTGGCTTTAGTGAACGACGGGCCAGTCACTATAGTCATGGACAGCAAAAACAAGGTATAA